Proteins from a single region of Verrucomicrobiota bacterium JB022:
- a CDS encoding BCCT family transporter: protein MNASNSPQTDAPNGGEEGKEGWLRFDVHPYVFFISAFLIISTVAVTLIFHDRMNQVFTSLQTWIATMGGWFFVATTNIILVFVLYLLISRYGDIRIGGHDAKPEFTTMGWMAMLFSAGMGIGLLFYGVAEPIFHFSGSPLVEPMTPEAARVAMDLTFLHWGLHPWGIYCLVGLSLAFFSFNRGLPLSIRSVFYPLFGERIHGWIGNVVDIMATVATLFGVATSLGLGVRQVNAGLDHLFHIGQSPTIQLLLIAGITALATWSVVKGLDGGIRFLSEINLWIAAALLCFVLLLGPTLFILNAFIENIGYYLDSLPRLATWNETYENTAWQNTWTVFYWGWWIAWSPFVGMFIARVSYGRTVREFILGVLLAPTLITFFWITTFGNTALNLEMFGPGGIVEAVRDNIPVSLFVVLENFPLSMVTSLLAIGSIIMFFVTSSDSGSMVIDIITSGGDPDPPIPQRLFWAILEGVVAAVLLVGGGLSALQTAAIATGLPFAAVLLLMCLSLRKGFADYKDSTVGFKLPTYHRGERFKTIVSKLAPATSGNREMWVRLGGRKSDPKPDSNPRKPSS, encoded by the coding sequence ATGAACGCCAGCAATTCCCCACAAACCGACGCGCCAAATGGCGGGGAAGAGGGTAAAGAGGGTTGGCTGAGGTTCGACGTCCATCCATACGTCTTCTTTATCTCGGCCTTTCTTATCATCTCCACCGTCGCGGTTACCTTGATCTTCCACGACCGGATGAATCAGGTCTTCACCAGCCTGCAGACCTGGATCGCCACGATGGGCGGGTGGTTCTTCGTCGCCACGACCAACATCATCCTGGTGTTCGTGCTCTACCTGCTGATCAGCCGTTACGGCGACATCCGTATCGGTGGACACGATGCCAAGCCCGAATTCACGACCATGGGCTGGATGGCGATGCTTTTCAGCGCCGGCATGGGCATTGGCCTGCTCTTCTACGGGGTGGCCGAGCCGATCTTCCACTTCAGTGGATCTCCGCTGGTTGAGCCGATGACGCCCGAGGCCGCCCGGGTCGCGATGGACCTGACGTTCCTGCACTGGGGCCTGCATCCCTGGGGTATCTACTGCCTCGTAGGGCTCTCGCTCGCCTTCTTTTCCTTTAACCGCGGGCTGCCGCTTTCGATCCGGTCGGTCTTTTACCCGCTCTTTGGCGAGCGCATTCACGGTTGGATCGGCAACGTGGTCGACATCATGGCCACGGTCGCCACGCTCTTTGGCGTTGCGACCTCGCTGGGCCTCGGTGTGCGGCAAGTCAATGCCGGGCTCGATCACCTCTTCCACATCGGCCAGAGCCCTACGATTCAGCTTCTGCTGATTGCCGGCATCACCGCGTTGGCCACCTGGTCGGTCGTGAAAGGCCTCGACGGAGGCATCCGCTTCCTCTCGGAGATCAACCTCTGGATCGCAGCCGCGCTGTTGTGCTTCGTGCTTCTGCTCGGGCCCACGCTCTTTATTCTCAACGCTTTTATCGAGAATATCGGCTACTATCTCGACAGCCTGCCGCGCCTCGCCACCTGGAACGAAACCTACGAAAATACCGCCTGGCAGAACACCTGGACGGTCTTCTACTGGGGCTGGTGGATCGCGTGGTCACCCTTTGTCGGCATGTTCATCGCCCGGGTTTCCTATGGCCGCACGGTGCGGGAGTTCATCCTTGGCGTGCTCCTCGCCCCCACGCTCATCACCTTTTTCTGGATCACCACCTTCGGTAATACGGCCCTGAATCTGGAAATGTTCGGGCCCGGCGGCATCGTCGAGGCGGTGCGCGACAACATCCCGGTCTCGCTCTTCGTCGTGCTCGAAAACTTCCCGCTGAGTATGGTGACTTCTCTGCTGGCGATTGGCTCGATCATCATGTTTTTCGTCACCTCGTCGGACTCCGGCTCGATGGTGATCGACATCATTACCTCCGGCGGCGATCCCGATCCGCCCATCCCGCAGCGCCTCTTCTGGGCCATCCTCGAAGGCGTAGTCGCGGCGGTGTTGCTGGTCGGCGGCGGCTTGTCCGCGCTGCAGACGGCAGCAATCGCGACAGGGCTGCCCTTTGCAGCCGTGCTGCTCCTGATGTGCCTCAGCCTGCGCAAGGGCTTTGCGGACTACAAGGACTCGACCGTCGGCTTCAAGCTGCCGACCTACCATCGCGGCGAGCGCTTTAAGACGATCGTGAGCAAGCTCGCACCAGCCACCTCCGGCAACCGCGAAATGTGGGTCCGCCTCGGTGGTCGCAAGTCTGATCCCAAGCCCGATTCGAACCCGCGCAAGCCCTCCTCGTAA